One stretch of Streptomyces agglomeratus DNA includes these proteins:
- a CDS encoding MFS transporter, giving the protein MSDTVTTTRPGYGQLLRTPGAWTYLLPGFLARQPFAMLTIGIVLLVQHTTGSYGSAGAVAAVTGVSMALFAPQSGKLADRFGQSAVLIPGVLVHTASVVTLTVLALSGAPMWALFAAAVPTGASVPQIGPMVRARWAAKLEGSPLMSTAAAFESVTDEFTFVVGPVLATALCTGVHPAAGLVAEATLTLVGGLFFAVQRRTQPQAGRLSLTDGPRVSALSVPGVRVLAGAFLGIGAVFGGMQVSLTAFSEEIGNPGVNGLLYGTFAAGNMLAGIACGAIAWKVGPRRRLIVGYAALTLAASGLWAVHSVPLLAGLGLLVGLCIAPALITGYTMIETLVPASARTEAFTWLTGAVALGQAAGVTVAGRLADANGASAGFLVPLVGTGLALVTLVALRSRLAPKAPGRVAARGVSHRVPVTVD; this is encoded by the coding sequence GTGTCCGACACGGTCACCACCACCCGCCCCGGCTACGGCCAGCTGCTCCGCACCCCTGGAGCGTGGACGTACCTGTTGCCCGGGTTCCTGGCACGCCAGCCCTTCGCGATGCTGACCATCGGCATCGTGCTGCTCGTGCAGCACACCACCGGGTCGTACGGCAGCGCGGGCGCTGTCGCCGCCGTCACCGGCGTTTCCATGGCCCTGTTCGCGCCGCAGAGCGGCAAGCTCGCCGACCGCTTCGGGCAGAGCGCCGTTCTGATTCCGGGCGTTCTCGTGCACACCGCTTCCGTCGTGACGCTGACGGTGCTCGCGCTCTCCGGAGCGCCCATGTGGGCGCTCTTCGCCGCGGCCGTTCCCACGGGTGCGTCCGTTCCGCAGATCGGTCCGATGGTGCGGGCACGCTGGGCCGCCAAGCTGGAGGGCTCGCCCCTCATGTCGACCGCCGCGGCCTTCGAGTCCGTGACGGACGAGTTCACCTTCGTCGTCGGGCCGGTCCTCGCGACCGCCCTGTGCACCGGTGTGCACCCGGCGGCCGGTCTGGTCGCCGAGGCCACGCTCACTCTGGTCGGCGGACTGTTCTTCGCCGTACAGCGGCGCACCCAGCCGCAGGCGGGCCGCCTGTCGCTGACCGACGGGCCGCGCGTATCCGCCCTGTCCGTGCCCGGCGTACGGGTGCTCGCGGGAGCCTTCCTCGGCATCGGAGCGGTCTTCGGCGGAATGCAGGTCTCGCTGACCGCGTTCTCCGAGGAGATCGGCAATCCGGGCGTGAACGGGCTGCTCTACGGAACGTTCGCCGCGGGCAACATGCTCGCCGGTATCGCGTGCGGCGCGATCGCCTGGAAGGTCGGCCCCCGCCGCCGTCTGATCGTGGGGTACGCGGCGCTGACGCTGGCCGCCTCGGGGCTGTGGGCGGTGCACTCCGTGCCGCTGCTCGCGGGTCTGGGGCTGCTGGTCGGTCTGTGCATCGCGCCAGCACTGATCACCGGATACACGATGATCGAGACGCTGGTGCCGGCCTCGGCCCGTACCGAGGCGTTCACGTGGCTGACCGGCGCGGTCGCGCTCGGCCAGGCCGCGGGCGTCACCGTCGCGGGACGGCTGGCGGACGCCAACGGCGCGAGCGCCGGTTTCCTGGTACCCCTGGTGGGCACCGGGCTGGCCCTGGTCACCCTGGTGGCGCTGCGCTCGCGGCTCGCACCGAAGGCTCCGGGCCGGGTCGCCGCGCGTGGCGTGAGTCACCGAGTGCCTGTGACGGTGGACTGA
- a CDS encoding S-methyl-5'-thioadenosine phosphorylase, protein MANANAEIGVIGGSGFYSFLEDVTEVEVDTPYGKPSDSLFLGEIAGRRVAFLPRHGRGHHLPPHRINYRANLWALRSVGARQVLGPCAVGGLRVEYGPGTLVVPDQLVDRTKARAQTFYDGETPVDGRLPNVVHVAFADPYCPAGRRAALAAARGREWEPADGGTLVVIEGPRFSTRAESRWHAAAGWSVVGMTGHPEAVLARELGLCYTSLALVTDLDAGAETGEGVSHEEVLTVFAANVDRLRNVLFDAVAGLPADEARDCLCGRALDGLDTGITLP, encoded by the coding sequence ATGGCGAACGCGAACGCAGAGATCGGTGTGATCGGCGGCTCCGGCTTCTACTCCTTCCTGGAGGACGTGACCGAGGTCGAGGTGGACACCCCGTACGGGAAGCCGAGCGATTCGCTCTTCCTCGGTGAGATAGCGGGGCGGCGGGTCGCCTTCCTGCCCCGCCACGGGCGCGGCCACCACCTGCCGCCGCACCGCATCAACTACCGGGCCAACCTGTGGGCGCTGCGTTCCGTCGGCGCGCGGCAGGTGCTGGGGCCGTGCGCGGTGGGCGGGCTGCGGGTCGAGTACGGGCCCGGAACCCTGGTCGTACCGGATCAGCTGGTGGACCGTACGAAGGCGCGCGCGCAGACGTTCTACGACGGTGAGACACCGGTCGACGGCAGGCTGCCGAATGTCGTACACGTGGCCTTCGCCGACCCGTACTGCCCCGCCGGCCGCCGGGCCGCGCTCGCGGCCGCGCGCGGGCGGGAGTGGGAGCCGGCGGACGGCGGGACGCTGGTCGTCATAGAGGGGCCGCGGTTCTCGACGCGGGCGGAGTCGCGGTGGCACGCGGCGGCGGGCTGGTCGGTGGTCGGCATGACGGGGCACCCGGAGGCCGTACTCGCCCGGGAGCTGGGGCTTTGCTACACCTCCTTGGCGCTGGTGACGGACCTGGACGCCGGGGCGGAGACCGGTGAGGGCGTCTCGCACGAAGAGGTGCTGACGGTGTTCGCGGCGAATGTGGACCGGCTGCGGAACGTGCTCTTCGACGCGGTGGCAGGGCTGCCGGCGGACGAGGCGCGCGACTGTCTGTGCGGGCGGGCGCTGGACGGTCTCGACACGGGGATCACGCTGCCTTAG
- a CDS encoding FmdB family zinc ribbon protein → MPTYQYQCTECGEGLEAVQKFTDDALTVCPSCEGRLKKVFSAVGIVFKGSGFYRNDSRGSSSSSTPATSSSKTAAGASSSSGSSGSSGSSGSDSKPAAASSSSGSSSSSSSTTAA, encoded by the coding sequence GTGCCGACCTATCAGTACCAGTGCACCGAGTGCGGCGAAGGCCTCGAGGCGGTGCAGAAGTTCACCGATGACGCGCTGACCGTGTGCCCCAGCTGTGAGGGGCGCCTGAAGAAGGTGTTCTCCGCGGTCGGCATCGTCTTCAAGGGCTCCGGGTTCTACCGGAACGACAGCCGCGGCTCCTCGTCGAGCAGCACGCCGGCCACGTCGTCCTCGAAGACCGCCGCCGGTGCGTCGTCGTCCTCGGGCTCGTCGGGTTCGTCCGGGTCCTCGGGGTCCGACTCCAAGCCCGCCGCCGCGTCGTCGAGCTCCGGCTCCAGCAGCTCTTCCAGCAGCACCACGGCCGCCTAG